One Malus domestica chromosome 11, GDT2T_hap1 genomic region harbors:
- the LOC139189707 gene encoding uncharacterized protein gives MRRRKKREIYLIAIIYITSSATACVGILLCNCFVPSPSKEKKMANLAKLDFAALDITGKNYLTWVLDTKIHLEAANLGDTIKEESSSSSQDRAKAMIFIRRHLDEALKSEYLTVEDPLALWNALRSRYNHQTTVILPKARYDWTHLRIQDFKSVAEYNSALFRITSQMKLCGDTITEEMLLEKTFSTFHASNMVLQQQYRARGFTEYNQLISVLLVAEQNNELLMKNHNSRPTGSAPFPEVNVASLERNTISSRGNNYKRGRGHKQGRWKGKSKNHGVQFHNQVPRYNPGPSFKNTNRQKGKAHVNTPRNHEGGCHRCGGNGHWARTCRTPKHLVELYQASFKEKGVEINFLDQAKPMETPDPVTNLSGQLNTTHLDATDFINERGNEVYGSD, from the coding sequence aaaagaaaatggcaaacttggcaaagcttgattttgctgccctggacattactggaaagaattaccttacatgggtactggataccaagatccatctggaagcagcaaatcttggagataccatcaaGGAAGAAAGCAGttcatcctctcaagatcgagcaaaggccatgatttttattcgtcgccatcttgatgaggcactaaagagcgagtacttaacggttgaagatccgttagccCTTTGGAATGCCTTGAGaagcagatacaatcaccagacaacggtgattcttccaaaagctcgctatgactggactcacctaaggatccaggatttcaaatcagtggctgagtacaattcggcgttgttcagaattacctctcagatgaaaCTCTGTGGGGATACTATCACTGAGGAGATGTtattggaaaagactttcagcacattccaCGCCTCTAACATGGTACTGCAACAACAGTATAGAGCGCgaggcttcactgaatacaaccagctgatatctgtgctcTTGGTGgctgaacagaacaatgagcttctcatgaaaaaccataattcccgacctactggatcagcaccgttcccagaagtgaatgttgCGTCCCTTGAAAGAAATACCATATCCTCCCgtggcaataattacaaacgaggaCGTGGTCACAAGCAAGGTCGGTGGAAAGGAAAaagcaagaaccatggtgtccagtttcacaaccaggttccaaggtATAATCCAGGCCCGAGCTTTAAAAATACCAATCGCCAGAAAGGAAAAGCTCATGTGAACACTCCTAGAAATCATGAAGGAggttgccataggtgtggtggcaacggacattgggcgcgtacttgtcgcaccccaaagcatctggtggaactatatcaagcctccttcaaggagaagggtgtcgagatcaatttccttgaccaggctaaaccaatggaAACCCCTGATCCAGTGACCAATTTATCAGGACAGTTAAACACAACCCACCTGGATGCTACAGACTTTATTaatgaaagagggaatgaagtttatgggtccgattga